DNA sequence from the Juglans microcarpa x Juglans regia isolate MS1-56 chromosome 5S, Jm3101_v1.0, whole genome shotgun sequence genome:
gagtaaagaatagtgagggattaggtgaaatctatttcctagaagttttcttttccattaatttgattttcgaataatatctttcttttcctttgagtattttctttgaattaattttattttaatttgcaatttacaaaaatcttaatGACTTCTTTAAATAAAGTcaagattagtataattttagtatttgtcaaaaataagttaccaatccctgaAAACGATACTTTTCttatcactttactataaaactacgatactgtGCACTTGCAATTTTGCACTGATCATATTGCCACTTTTCTTAAGTTAGGTTTAAacagtaagttgagataaaagttaaaaattgaataaaatgttataggatattatttttttaattttaatgttatttaaaaatttaaaaatattgaattattattatattttgtattggaatttaaacCGTTTTAGTATTTGGGTTGGCCTTTTTGTCTTGATGTTTTGGCCCATAAAAGTGTCGATTGACATTACCTCCTTTGTTtcgcatatgagatgagataagttgagattaaagttaaaaagttgaataaaatattgttagaatatattttttgatattatttttgttttgagatttgaaaaagttaaattatttattttattttgtattagaagttggaaaaattgtaatgatttgatgaaatgagatgaaatatctTCTAGAAACAAACGAGGATATTTGATGACGTTTTTGTACTCAATTTGTTCATTGAATccctaattaattaagaaaaatgatatttgtacttacaaaaaacttatttcttcacatgtcagttattgatatgtatgaaatttaaaatttaaaatttaaatttaaaaacaaaactaacaaaataaatcttataagtaaaagttataagtatatgtagcattactcattaattaattacttaccATCTTGGCTGACACGGCATTTTAAGGCTTGCGACATCGGCAGCTGACATGGCATTAGCATTTGAATTGATTTGAAAAACAAACATGGTCACTTTTTACTTTACGTTCAAGGTGGCAATAAACTGGGCCCTTCCAAAACATAAAGCCGGAATTTTGGATGAGATGCTTAAACGGGCTCAAGTAACTTCGGTTTACACTCGGACTAAAATTTCACATAATTGGGCCACCCACGAAACCTGACCGGTGGCATTTTCGTGGTTCTTCTACTAGTATGAGGGCTGTAATTATTCACCTTCCTCGTATACATACGGCGTTTCCACCATTTCTCGTCTTCTGAATCTAGGGTTTCTGCATCGGAGGTGAGCCGCAGCTGAGCAACACAACCACCCGGCAGCCATGGTTCTCaagtacctctctctctctctctctctcacacacacacacacgttaTAACGTtatatagaaaatttgaaataatttcattttgtgCTGGCTTGGGAATTACTATATCTCAATGATTTTGACAATGCTTATTGATTTAAAATCCAAACAGAGGATTTTATCAATGCTTAACAAGAAATGTACACTTCTGATTGGTGTTTAATATTATGTTTCGATTTCGCCTTTTACGTGTTGCGAACGTAGAGTTTCTGAATCTTGCAATTGTTACTTGCTGTTGAAATGCCAGGACGGAACTCTGTCGTTTCAGCGGAGCCAAGATATACCCTGGGAAAGGTATCAGATTCGTTCGCTCCGATTCTCaggtaaattttttattccCAAAGTTTTGAACTTACATCTCACATTGTTTCTCTGGATTTCGCCTCTGaaaataaaacctttttttcCGTTAGGTATTCTTGTTTGCTAATTCGAAATGCAAGAGGTACTTCCACAACCGATTGAAGCCGTCGAAGCTTACCTGGACGGCCATGTTCAGGAAGCAACACAAGAAGGTGAGCAAGCTTTTAAATTTCCGACGTATTTATATTGAGAATCTCGTTTCATTATACTTGCCCTTAGGTCAGAGTTGGCCTTGGACTTGGATGAGATGTGTTGATCTCTTTATTCTAAGAAGTATTGGCTAGTAACCTTATTTGAGCATTTGAAATAATAATGAACGATGTTGACCCACGAAGCTCGTGGGCATTGCCCTCACTTTTTTCCTAATGCTTGATACCTTATTATAATTCGTGGCCAAATTGATTTAACGAGCCTCTCATCTTGACATGCCTAGGATATTGCCCAAGAGGCTGTGAAGAAGAGGCGACGTGCTACCAAGAAGCCATACTCTAGGTCTATAGTTGGTGCCACCTTAGAGGTTATCCAGAAAAAGAGAGGTGAGAAACCAGAAGTGCGTGATGCTGCTAGGGAGGCTGCTCTACGGTATGTTTTCTCGCAACTGTGGGATAGTTCTATATTTCTTTTCTATCACCTTTTCTGTAAACCGTTTAATGTCTTAAATGTTCTTTTAACTTGTTTCACAACTGAGGAAATTGTTTACTCGGTGATTATTGTTCATGCCGGGATTTTGAGTTACTCGTTGAATGCATTGTGCAGTGAGATTAAGGAAAGGATCAAGAAAACAAAGGATGAAAAGAAGGCTAAGAAGGCTGAAGTAACGGCCAAGTCACAGAAGACACAGGGTAAGGGTAACATTCCCAAGGGAGCTGCTCCAAAGGGTTCTAAGCTTGGAGGCGGAGGTGGAAAGCGCTGAGCCACTGGtttcttctaattttaatttCCTGGTGGAGTCGGTTACTACTTACTagattacttttttctttttcttttttttctttttttttttttctctcacttttaaATGCTGTGTAAGGATTGATGGCCTTGGCCTTGTCGTGccaatttttgttttcctcgGCTTGTTTTGCCAAATTATTTTACTGGTTTTATCACATGCCTGGCACCACGTGCTTGAAGATATCTAGTCATGTAGTTGAATTTGACGAAATATTGCCTTGGAGTTGCTACAATGATATGAAACCAGCAGGAAGGGAGTTAAAAATGTGATTGCTGTTGGAGTGTTGGTCTGTTAGTGTGTTGAGGCAGGATAGgatataataaaagaataatttttgtgGATGCACATAAAATCAGTAATTCATAGTGGCTCGTATTATGGTGCACGATCTGCATATATTCGAGATTTTGTGCTGTGATGTTTATTGTTAAAAAGAGCTTTTGTTTGAGCGCGTCAATGCAAGTCGTTTTTGGCTGCCTGTAATGCATCAGACCAGTAAGGTACTTCGTTGTTACCCTGTAGATGACAGAACTTAATGAAAGATAACTCGTAACTTCTATGGCCCCGACATTAGTTCTGTTTTGATGAAAGTCGTACACGTTTTTAATGCTTGATGCAACAAGTTTTGACAATAGCATATCCTTTTCTTCGTTCATATCCTTTTCTACCGGCTCTGGAAAGATTCTCGATTTCAGACAATAACTTTACTAGTCGGATCGAGACATTGCTTTATGTGAATGCggggaaattaattttttggatgCTAGCTTGGAACTGTAAACCTGCGTTAATCGGGTTTTATCGTAGAAAGTGTACCCTTTGAACTGGCTACCATTTTCAGGGTTTTGACACCACTTCGGGCCGCTAACCCACAAGTCTCTGCCTAGACCAGGCCATTCTTATGCCGATATGTCCTAGAACCTTAAAGGCCCCATTTGTTGTGGTTTGGTGGAATTGGATTCCTTCATCAGTATTAAGGCACATGTCTCAGCACATGGTGCTCACACAGATCCGTCTGGGAGAATTACTCAACCACCAGATTCGTGTGCAGCAGTGGCCTAACAAATTCTGCACTTCAATGGAatattctagaataaaattttctgTTTTCTGATTGCCACCTATTGGCTATTGTGATCTATAAATACGCTATGATATTGTACATTGTATTATAGGGAGTTATAAAGAATACAGAGCTGTTGAAATACAAATGCCTTGGTTGAGACCTTTTATCAAACACTTCCTTTGTCTcattaatcaagaaaaaaaatatttctatattttctggcaaattactttttatttcacTTCACTAAATTTATACCCTATTCAAGAATCTTTCGCTTGTTTTTGGGCTACATATCCAAACAAACTAAGCAAAGTTTGTCTTCACCGAGTTGAGTTCAAGAAGCAAGAGCAAACGTTGTGTATACTTGGGAGTTCCTGTAGTCACGGGTAGGTTAAAGGCTAGAGATTTGGATGAGATGGTGAATAAAGTAGGGAGGGAAATCGGGGGCTGGAAAATGAGGCTTATTTCTGCGGGAGGCGGACTCACCTTACTGAAATATGTCTTATCTAGTATGCCTTCTCAACTGCTTGCTGCGATGCAGCTTCCTAAGGTTACTCTACAAAGGCTGAACCGAATGTTTAGTTCCTTTTTTTGGGGTGAAACGAATGGGAAAGCTGAGAGAAAATGGTTGGCGTGGAACAAATTATGTGTTCCGTTTGAAGAAGGAGGACTTGGGCTGAGAAGATTTGAAGATGTGCAAATGGCTTTTCACTCGAAATTTGCATGGAAAATGATAACAGAGGATTCACTTTGGGCACAATTCTTTAGAGGAAAATATGTGGGTGCTGGGCATCTCTCTTTGGTGGATCCTAACAAAGGCACTCGGTTTTGGAAAGCAGTTCTTAAATGTATTCCAATGGTCCTTCAACATTCGAAGTGGCTGATTAAAGATGGGGATGTTTcattttggtatgacaaattGGTGGAGGATGGTCCAATATGTTATGAATTTCCGGTATCGGCTTATCCTGAGTTGAAAGTCATGGACTGTAAAATAGAGAGTGGATGGGATATTGATTTGCTACAGAGTCTGGTGGGAGCAAATAAAACTGAGGAGTTGTGTTCGTATTTGGCAAGCCGTCGAGAAGGAAAGGATGTTCTGGTCTGGACAGAGTATGGGCGGGTCCTTTTCATCAAAGTGTGCCTGGGACTGTGTGAGAGTGCGAGAACCAGAATCACAATGGTCGACATGGATATGGCATAATTTTATCCCAAAGAAAGCTTCTATTATTATGTGGAACGCATTACATGATTGTTTAAGTGTGGATGATCGAATCCGTAGGGTGGGAATCCCTATGGTATCTAGGTGTGATTGTTGTCAGGAAGGTGGCTATGAGGATCTGAATCACGTTCTGTATGAAGGGGAGTTTGCTAGGAAATTTGGCAAGAGTAATACTACGTACaaaccttttataaaataatgaatcttattaataaataataattgtttttacacttttaaagtaggatctatttttttacaaagacttgtatgaaacttatctatttgataCTTGTACAAATCATCTCTCATTTGGCAAATATGTGGTGGACATTTCGGTACGGTAGTTAGGCAACTAAGTTGGAAGGAGCATGTCTTCTACTGGTTTAGAAGGGCTTCGAAAACAACACAAACAGGGATGTTAATGGGTGTTTTGCCGATAATTGTGAGCTGGAAGCTCTGGTCCCATCGATGTTTGGCACGCATGGAGGGCAGGTACGAAACGGTGGAGAAGATCTGGATGGAGATCAAGTTTTGGCTTTCAACGGTAGCCACTAGTATGAATAAAGTGGAGAAATTAACACAAACAGATGTGCTCATTCTTCAGGAGCTGCATATCCCATCGGTGGTGCCAAGGCCCAGACGCTTCAGAGCAGTGAAATGGGTGAAACCAAGAATGGGAAGGTTCAAGTTAAACTCAGATGGATGCAGTCTAGGGAACCCAGGCAGTACGGGAGCTGGAGGGGTAATTCGGGATCATGAAGGGCATCTTCGGTTTGCATATTCCGTGTCGCTGCCTTCAGGCTCGAATAATTATGCGGAAATGTTGGGTGTGTTGGAAGGAATTAAACACTGTAAACGGATGGGCTTTAAAGATGTGAATATTGAAGTGGACTCCATGGTATTGTTGAATTGGTTAAAAAAGGGTAAATGTGGTGTTTGGTATTTGGAAGACTATTGGGATGaagttttgtattttctgaGTTCTATGAATTATTCTTTGTGCCACATTCTTAGGGATCGAAGGTAATGTTCCAGCAGATTTCTTGGCTATGATGGAAGCGTATGGTGTTACTAATGGTTGGAATAATCTGCAGGAGTTGCAGTTGAAATTTAGAGGTTGGGTCAGGTTGGATAAAAGTGGGCTTCCATATATTGAGAGTTGATTAGTTGTTAAAGTAATTTGTTATTAGTTGTTAAagtaatttgttatttgttgGAATGGCATGTAATTTTGGTATTCTTCCGTtataagtgagggttttattttttaataaatctagAGGCCACTCTTAGACATGTGGCctatcctattttttttttaaaaaaaaatgtagtgtatATTTGAGACGTATAGATAAAGCCATCCCCCTTCGTATATATTTGCGATCCATACCAATTAGttttattaaggaaaaaaaaaaaaaaaaaaaaaaaacggagaGAGATGGGAGCCAACCCAAGTTGGGAAGAATCCTGACATCAACGTTGTGTGTCTGCAGGTTGATATACAAAGTGTTGAAACAACAATACAAGATCATGCTTACGGTTAATTTAGGTGTTTAATTCtttaaccaaaaaatataaataccgCCCAGCCGGCCaacaaaaggggaaaaagaagctCAATAAACTAATTAAAGATGATAAGATTAGTAACAATAACAATTAATTAGAGCATGATTATGCAAGTAAATAGGTAGTTAACTAAATGAAAATGCTAGAGACGAAAGCGTCTTTTCAGTCAGATCATCGTGCCGAGAAGCCCATCTGAATTTTGTAGACAAATTCTTCAACCCCCGCGCACGGAGCGATCGAGCTAGGAAACTACGTACGTACTCCATCTCATTCTATACTAATTAGCTAAAGACGCTTGCATGCAGTAGTACTCTAATTAAACAGATTGtgaaaaaacttgaaaaattaaCAGACTAGTTATGAGGGATAAGAAGGAAGGGTAGCCCAGTAAGGCGGGGAAACTGGATTATACTCCTCAACATTAAAGAGATAGTTGCAGTCTGAAATCTGATGCTGACTCGCTCCTCGTGGCTTTGGCTTAATGTTAGAACCATTAATGGCAACCGACGTGCTCTCCACCGTCTCCTCCCCTGAGATTTCTGTGTAACCTGTGGAGACTTGCTTCCTTCCTGCCGCTTGCTCGCTCAGCATAGCTTTCAATTTCATAACCTGCATGCACGTACGACCAGCCAATTTAATTCGTTTATTAATTACTGGATCAATAAACATTTAAAGTCAgatcttatttgtttttactttttccaaCATATATATGTGAGATTTTCGTCTTTAATTAATGTCTTCTATTGAATACGAAGGAGCGCGCGGCTCGTTGTTGGCAAGCAAACATTCTTATCATGTCTTCACTATACTGATAACAATTGCCTAGctaacatgtatatatttaacatACAAATTAATTATGACTCCGGAATCTAATAAGATTTCTCCacttatttaagaaaatattgatgTCATTTAAcccattatataatatatatatatatatgtatgtatgtaagaTTTGCATGCAGGGATTGTCATTCTTAggatttattaatatatataaccaAGTCTGGCATAAGAATTTTGATTTCTTGATTCAGCAAATGGGCTAACATGTGTTCATGACAACTTCAGGGCAAGCAAACAACTAAGATACTCTATGCTTACCGAGGAATGGATcgatcaagaaaatattttaaatgggtttttttttttggggggggggggggcggggggttGGATGCAAGCTGCTAGTTGGTGAATCTCTCCCAAGTATTTTGGATCAGATCCTGTCTCcactagaagaagaaaatgtcGTTGTCTAACGAGTACTGTACTTGTCCcaagtgaaagaaaaatggaatgaTGAAAAAGATTCACCCAAGGCCACACAGATGCGCGCTATTAAGATTATTTCATTCAGAAGTCTAAAGTAAAGAGATGATCATGAATATTCTTGGTGCAGATTGCATGTATATGACTTGCatgtaaaataaaagagagCTTGCCATATATACCTCCTCTTGAAGCTTCTGCTTATCCCTAGAGATAACATCATAGTCCTGCTTAAGCGCATCGTATAGTTGCTCAAGCTGCTTAGCCTTCCACCTAGCGCGCCTATTTTGGAACCAAACAGCGATTTGGCGAGGCTGAAGCCCTAGCTCCTTGGACAGCTTCATTTTCCTATCAGGGTCAAGTTTTATCTCTTCCTGAAAGCTCCTTTCCAGTGAATCTAGCTGATCGCTCGTCAACCGCTTCTTCTTGTCCTGGAAGCTGCCATAGTTGTTCTTGTCCATTGCTGGCACCATCCCATGCTCTAAGTCCACCATTGCCGGATGCTTCACTTCCATCACTGCACAAGAACAGAAAATTACTTAATTAGGGACGTGCTACGAAGCTAAAAATTAATAACGCTTCATACTTGCCCATTTTGTACTTTTCCTCCCAAACTGTCAAAGGTTCGATTCCGACGGCATGTAGACACATTTTTAACCCCACATATATATGTCTGTTACGTGTAACTTCTCCAAGAAACCATAGATAATTAGTTACTAGAACatgaagaagaggagaagaCTATATAATTTGTTTAGCAACTCAGGATTTGAATGAGTTGATGCAGAACAGGGTTTCAGcgccaataaaaatattagtgaTCGAGAAGCCTTAACATAGCCTAAGACATACGTAAGTACTGTTGtaatatgataataataaacaaGGATACTGAATCTTCTCCTCCGTTCTTCCAATTAAGCATACATAGAAAAGCCGAAGGAACAGTACAAATTGCTAGACGATAATTGAGAAAATAGTCAATAGTAAGAGAGTGAGTTTACCTGGAAAGTGGTCGTAGTTATAGTTGTAGAGGAAGCTTAAAGAAGACTCTGGTTGGGAAACGAAGGGTCTTGAGCTCCCATTCCAGTCCATATTTGGCTTCACTTTCTGTGACTCTTGCTCCGAATCGACCCAAAATATCAGTGTGTTTTAAGGAGCTGGTTTGAGTGGTAAAGAGAGAGACCGGGGTACTAGCTAGGAGATGAAATTTGGAGTTCGGGAGGCGTGACGATGAGTGGTGTAACTTGTAAGGTTTTATTCTCTCTCGCTGATCACTCTGGTTTGGGGTGCCAAAAAAGTGAATgcgttgatgagagagaaactGTGAGGTTCTACGTACTTCACCAAGTTCACTTTTGGGAGCAACAAAAGTACTGCTttaatttgagagagagagagagacattagTAGTAAAAGGAAGTCAGCCGAGGCGTGAGAAAGGGCAGGCATATGTCAGTTCCATCGGAGCAGGATTTATTGGGACCAGATGGAGACCTTTGATCCCAGTACCCTTTCCCACTCTTCCATTTACGTCAGGATCTACTATCCAACCGACAACTCTGATCTCCCTCTCTCAATATTATAAATACGTAGATGTATATATCTAGGTGGCCGGGCCAAAACTCagcatacaatatatatatatatataaagagacgTGTGGATTAATGAGAGGGTGGCACACAATCAGTACCACCTGCCACCTCTTCTGCACCAATAAAAGACAAACAaatgaagagaaaggaaaaagaagttgGGGCTCATCCTAGGTCCTTAGGTCCTTCATAAAAACCTGGCAGTCTAGCAGAGACAAAAGCTGAACAGTAACCCAGCTCTTTCCCCACGGCTTACCAGTATATACTCCTGCATGCCTGTCCATGGGGTTGGGTTGGTCTCGTTAAATTGAAATTGAATGAGAG
Encoded proteins:
- the LOC121267323 gene encoding putative homeobox-leucine zipper protein ATHB-51; this translates as MDWNGSSRPFVSQPESSLSFLYNYNYDHFPVMEVKHPAMVDLEHGMVPAMDKNNYGSFQDKKKRLTSDQLDSLERSFQEEIKLDPDRKMKLSKELGLQPRQIAVWFQNRRARWKAKQLEQLYDALKQDYDVISRDKQKLQEEVMKLKAMLSEQAAGRKQVSTGYTEISGEETVESTSVAINGSNIKPKPRGASQHQISDCNYLFNVEEYNPVSPPYWATLPSYPS
- the LOC121268483 gene encoding 60S ribosomal protein L24, whose amino-acid sequence is MVLKTELCRFSGAKIYPGKGIRFVRSDSQVFLFANSKCKRYFHNRLKPSKLTWTAMFRKQHKKDIAQEAVKKRRRATKKPYSRSIVGATLEVIQKKRGEKPEVRDAAREAALREIKERIKKTKDEKKAKKAEVTAKSQKTQGKGNIPKGAAPKGSKLGGGGGKR